The Funiculus sociatus GB2-C1 region TAACTGAGAACCTGGTTAGAGAAATCTCCCAAGCAGCCTACCAAACCCTCACTTCCTCCCTGGAAGACGACCCGGTTGGCTCAGAACTCTCCAAACAGTTGATGGAACACTTCACCCAAGCCTTGGGATCGGAAGTGCAAAGACAGCAGACAATACAGAAGATTCAATCTTTACTTATCGATATGTTAGAAGAAATCAAACTCAACTACGTTCAGAACTTGTCCGAGGGAGATTTGGAACAAGTATTAGAAGAAAAAAGAGCTATCAGTCAAATTGTCAAGCGTTGATTAGGGAGTAGGGATTCGGGGGTTCACAGGCGAGACACCTGTGCGGCGGACTAGGGAAGAAGGGAACAGAAGAATTTTTTTTGTTGCCTTTTACATGATTGCCCTTTTCCTGACTCGCCACCAGAGTACAGCTTGCGTTAAAATCAACGTAGGGACGAATCCAACCGGATTCGTTGCAAGACTTCTTGGAATATAGTGTTCGCAGGAAGTGGGGCGGCACCCACTTTTTTTTGTTGGAGTTTTACAACCCTAATAGGGATTGGAACCTCCGCCCCGCATAAATTCTACAATGTACGGATAGGTCTAATGACTCATCCTCTGATTCCACAAATTATTGATTTAGCGACACCAGTAGCAGAAGACTTGGGCTTGGAGGTAGTAGGGGCGGTTTTTCACACCAACCAACGCCCGCCAGTGCTGCGAGTGGACATCCGGAACTGCGACACCGACACGGGACTAGATGACTGCGAACGGATGAGTAAGTCTTTGGAAGCTGCTTTAGATGCAGCCAATATCATCCCTGATGCGTATGTATTGGAGATTTCCAGCCCTGGGATTTCGCGCCAGCTGACCACGGATCGAGAGTTTATATCCTTCAAGGGATTTCCCGCGATCATCAAAACCTCCGAACCTTATGAAGGGCAGAAAGAATGGAGGGGACAACTAATTGGTCGCGATGAGAGCAGTATTTACCTCAACCAAAAGGGTCGGGCGATCGCTATTCCCCGCCAGCTGGTGAGCCGCGTACAGCTGGATGAAAAACGCTAATTGAAGGATTGCTAACTGCTAATAGCTAATGGCTAATTGTTCGCAAGCTAGGAACCATTAGCTATTAGCTATTAGCCAATGACAAATATTACTTTTGGAGGTTTTTTTTATGTCAATGGTTAGTCTGCGTGGACTTAAAGAGCTAATCGACAAAATTAGTACAGAGCGCAATTTACCCAAAAGTGCCGTGCAATCAGCCCTCAGAGAAGCCCTTCTTAAGGGCTACGAGCGCTATCGTCGCACCCAGAACCTCGACAAGCGGCACTTTGATGAAGAGTATTTTGAAAACTTTGAAGTCGAACTCGACACAGAAGAGGAAGGCTTCCGCGTCTTGGCTACCAAGACCATTGTGGAAGAAGTGACAAACTCGGATCATGAAATTGCCCTAGAACAAGTTCAGGAAGTAGCTCCAGAGGCGGCTCTAGGTGACACCGTGGTTCTGGACGTCACACCAGAACAAACCGAATTTGGTCGCATGGCGGCAATTCAAACCAAACAAGTGTTATCGCAAAAACTGCGAGATCAGCAGCGCAAACTCGTTGCTGAAGAGTTCCAAGAACTGGAAGGAACCGTCTTACAGGCGCGAGTGCTGAGATTTGAGCGGCAATCTGTAATTATGGCGGTCAATAGTGGGTTTGGTCAGTCAGAAGTGGAAGCCGACTTACCGAAGCGGGAACAGCTGCCCAACGACAATTACCGCGCCAATGCTACCTTCAAAGTATTTCTAAAAAAGGTACGGGAAGGCCCAGCGCGTGGCCCTCAGTTACTGGTTTCTAGAGCCGCCGCAGGGTTAGTAGTTTATCTATTTGCCAACGAAGTACCAGAAATTGAGGATGAAGTGGTGCGGATTGTGGCAGTAGCGAGAGAAGCCAATCCTCCCTCTCGTCATGTAGGCCCCCGCACCAAAATCGCCGTTGATACTTTGGAGCGCGATGTAGACCCCGTGGGAGCCTGTATTGGCGCTAGAGGATCGCGGATTCAAGTGGTAGTAAATGAATTGCGGGGCGAAAAAATAGATGTGATCCGCTGGTCGCCTGACCCATCTACCTACATTTCTAATGCTCTTTCGCCCGCACGAGTCGATGAGGTGCGCCTTGTAAACCCAGATGCTCGTCAGGCTCATGTTTTGGTGGCGGAGGATCAACTAAGTTTGGCGATAGGTAAAGAAGGTCAGAATGTCCGTCTAGCAGCGCGATTAACAGGTTGGAAAATCGATATTAAAGACATTGCCAAGTACGACTACGAAGCCGAAGCCCGGAATATAGCGGCTGCTGCTGCTCAACGACAAGCCGAAGAGGAAGCTCTCTCCGCTTTGGCAGACGACGATGAGGAGTTTGAAGAATTTGAAACTCCTGCTTCACAACATGATTGGCAGGACGACCTGGACGAGGAAGATGAGGTAGATGAAGTTAATCAGGCGCAGACAACGGAAGTTTAGATTTGAGATTTAATCTAAAATCTCAAATCTAAACTGTTGCCTCGATATGAAACCAAACTATCGGCGTTGCGTAAGTTGCCGCCAGGTAGCGCTAAAGTCAGACTTTTGGCGCGTTGTAAGACTCTACCCGTCGGGGAAGTTACAATTAGATCAGGGGATGGGACGTTCCGCCTATATTTGTCCCCAGGAAAGTTGTTTGGTAGCGGCTCGAAAAAAAAATAAACTGGGGCGAAGTCTCAAAGCACCTGTTTCAGAAGAACTCTACCAAACCCTGTGGCAGCGTCTGACCGCTAGCCAACACGAGCGAAGTCTCCTGTTGGTTAGCGAAACCAGCAGCCAAGAGCCGCCTATCGTCCCAGGCCCATAACACCCATCCGAATAAGATATCGTAAGGAAATAAGCCTGCAAAAAAGAAATGTGACCCAAGTTGTTAAAAATTTGTGCAAGATTAGAAAAAAAGCAGTTAACTAAAATAGGCAGATAGCTTGTTTGTGGTAAGCAGAGTAAAAATTTCTTGTACATGATTACGAGAAGCAAAAGACAACAGTCTGGCGCTTCCGTTCTTTACACAGCACGCAAATGATCAACAAGTTGTGGTTTAAGCGTATGGTTATGGTCTGAAAACTGGTAGGATTCGAGGGGAAAGACTGGATGAACAACGGCAAAGTCAGAATTTACGAATTATCACGGGAATTGGATTTGGAAAATAAGGATATTCTAGGAATTTGCGATCGGCTCGATATAGCAGTCAAAAGTCACAGCAGCACAATAACAGAATCGGAGGCAGAGCGTATTCGTTCGGCGGCAGAGAAACAACACGCCTCCCGTCCGAAGAGCGCGTTACGTCCGCCGGGGGAACGCAGAAC contains the following coding sequences:
- the rimP gene encoding ribosome maturation factor RimP; amino-acid sequence: MTHPLIPQIIDLATPVAEDLGLEVVGAVFHTNQRPPVLRVDIRNCDTDTGLDDCERMSKSLEAALDAANIIPDAYVLEISSPGISRQLTTDREFISFKGFPAIIKTSEPYEGQKEWRGQLIGRDESSIYLNQKGRAIAIPRQLVSRVQLDEKR
- the nusA gene encoding transcription termination factor NusA, giving the protein MSMVSLRGLKELIDKISTERNLPKSAVQSALREALLKGYERYRRTQNLDKRHFDEEYFENFEVELDTEEEGFRVLATKTIVEEVTNSDHEIALEQVQEVAPEAALGDTVVLDVTPEQTEFGRMAAIQTKQVLSQKLRDQQRKLVAEEFQELEGTVLQARVLRFERQSVIMAVNSGFGQSEVEADLPKREQLPNDNYRANATFKVFLKKVREGPARGPQLLVSRAAAGLVVYLFANEVPEIEDEVVRIVAVAREANPPSRHVGPRTKIAVDTLERDVDPVGACIGARGSRIQVVVNELRGEKIDVIRWSPDPSTYISNALSPARVDEVRLVNPDARQAHVLVAEDQLSLAIGKEGQNVRLAARLTGWKIDIKDIAKYDYEAEARNIAAAAAQRQAEEEALSALADDDEEFEEFETPASQHDWQDDLDEEDEVDEVNQAQTTEV
- a CDS encoding YlxR family protein gives rise to the protein MKPNYRRCVSCRQVALKSDFWRVVRLYPSGKLQLDQGMGRSAYICPQESCLVAARKKNKLGRSLKAPVSEELYQTLWQRLTASQHERSLLLVSETSSQEPPIVPGP